CATCCTCTATCGCTTGATTTTCGGTAGAAAGGTTGAAAAATGATTCTTCCAGATTGGATATCGGAAGAGCGCCCAGTAGTCACTAAAGTCGTTAGAAATAACTTTCTTATCCGGAATCGTCACCATCTGGAAGCTCTTCTTCAAAAGTTTGAAACGCATCCTTTAAAAGTAGCATCAGTCTTTCATCCAACAGCTAAGGTTTTACTTCTCTTTTTCTTACTTGTTTCAGTGGGAATTAGCCGAAATCTCATAGTTTTGTGGATTGTAGCCTTGTTTTTAGGAGCTGGCGTGGCTTTTTTACCGTATTCTGTTTTAGTAAGAACTTTGAAAAAAACTGTAGTGTTGTTGATCTTCCCTTTAGTTCTTTATCTACCGCATCTCTTACTTAGCGGAGGTCAATCGCTCTTTCTTTTTAGACTTCCTTTGATTGCCGTAGCCATTGCTTATTATTCAGAGACAAGTACAATAAGTGAGATGCTAGTGGCATTAAAAGGGTTGCATTTTCCTGATCTTGTTCTGCTCCAGTTAGATATCACCATAAAATATATCGATGTCTTTGGAAAACAATTAATGGATTTGCTCAAAGGGATTGAAGCACGAAGCTTTGGCGGCAACCATCGTTTCCGGATTGGAAGTAATATCTGGGGAATTTTATACCTTAAAGCTATACGCTATGGTGAGGAATTGACTCAAGCCATGGAAGCACGTTGCTTTGTTGGTGAGTATGTCAAGTCATCACAGTCATTCACATGGAAGGACTGGCTGGCCTTGATAGGTCTAGTAGCAGTGATTTTAGGGCAGATTATGTTAGGAGGATGAGATGTTTCAATTGAAACAAGTGGCCTGTGCCTATGAACAAAAAAAGGTCTTTACTGGTCTTGATTTGGAGATTAGACAAGGACAATATGTGATGTTGATGGGGGAAAATGGGACTGGGAAATCAAGTCTTATCAGTTTATTAACTGGCTTCAAGCAGGAAGAATCTGGTCGCATTCTTTTCTTAGGGAAGGACCTCAAAGAATGGCTGAAGGACAAACGTCAAAAACGAGATTTTTATAGTCGCCTCGGAATCCTCTTTCAGGATGTGGATAGTCAGTTATTTAATAGTACTGTCTATGATGAGATTGCTTTTGGTCCACGTCAGCTAGGTCTTACCGAAGAAGTGTCACAGCGCGTTCAAGACACGCTATCCCTGCTTAAAATTGAAGATTTAAGAGATCGCGTTCCCTATCAACTGTCTGGTGGAGAAAAGAAGAAAGTGGCTTTTGCCAGTATCATGGTAACTAATCCAGATGTGTATATTCTTGATGAACCCTTCAATAATCTTTCTAAAGAATATGAAGAATTTTTTAGGGAACTTCTACATGAGCTTCATTCAGCTGGGAAAACCATTATCATGTCTGCTCATCACTTTAAGCATCTTCATCACGAAAAGGCTGATGTTCTTCTTTTTGAAGACGGCAAAGCTGATTTCTTTCCTGCCCAGGAAGTGCTCAGTAACCAGCAAGTAATTGAGCGTTTGTCACATTATTAATAAGGATAAGTAGGAAATCGTTCTAGGTTTCCTACTTTTTTCTTTGTCAAACAATTGATATTTTTAGGTGATAGTATTTTCTTATCACTTTGATTATGTTTAAGTATTAGTTAAGCTTAGTGAATTCTGTTACAATAAAAAAATCAATCTCAAAGGAGAGTATTATGAAACTTAAAAAAATTCTTGGAATTACGGGTGTAGCCATTGCTTCAGTGGCTTTGCTTGCTGCATGTTCATCTAAATCACCAAAAGAAGCATCTAAATCTTCAGGTGCTAAAGAAACAATTAACTTTGCCACTGTTGGGATAACAGCACCGTTCTCATATGAAGAAAACGGTGAATTGACTGGTTACGATGTGGAAGTGGCTAAAGCAGTCTTCAAAAACTCTGACAAATATGAAGTGAAATTCCAAAAAACAGAATGGTCTTCAGTATTTACAGGTCTTGACTCAGCTAAATACCAAATGGCTGGGAACAATATCTCTTATTCAGAAGAACGTGCCCAAAAATATCTCTTCTCATATCCAATTGCTACCACACCAGCTGTTTTGACTGTTCCAAAAGATAGTAATATTAAGAAATATGATGATATTGCTGGACACTCAACGCAGGTTGTTCAAGGAACATCGACAGTTACTCAATTGACAGAGTTTAATGATAAACATTCAGACAAGCCAGTTGAACTTAACTACACAAATGAAAATATTGAACAAATGTTGACAAATTTGAATGAAGGCAAATATGACTTCAAGATCTTTGAAGCACCAACTGTTAATGCAATCATCAAAAATAATAAGTTGAGTAATTTGAAGACCATTGAACTTAAGTCTGATCAACAACCATACATCTACTTCTTGTTCGCAGATAACCAAAAAGATCTTCAAAAATTTGTAAACAAACGTTTGGAAGAACTCCAAAAAGATGGTACTTTGGCTAAGTTGGCTGAAAAATTCTTTGGAAACAAAGATTATATTCCAACTAAAGATGCTTTGAAAGTTCCAAGCAAAAAATAAGAAAGTCTCTTTTGTCAACTGTAGTCGGTGACGAAAAGCCTTTGTTTATTATATGATAAATAAAAGAGGGAAATGATGAAAAAGGTAAAATTTTTGCCAACTTTGAAAATTGCTTTTGAAATTCTTATTGTTGTGTGTGGATAAATTATGAATGACAGTGCATAATCAATCAAATTAAGGAGAAGAGAAATGACCATATTAAAAACTTTTAGTGATACGGTGAAACAATATCCTTCTAAAGTTGCTGTTATGTATAGCGGAGGAGAGTTTACTTTTCAAGAAGTAGATGTGATGTCTAATTTTATTGCTAAGCAGCTACTACTCAATAGCGATGAAGAGACTGTACCTTTTTATATAGAAAAAAATAAGTATGTTTTACCAGTTGTTTTGGGGATAATGAAATCGGGTAAAATTCCGTTACCTATAACAAATAGTCTTGAGGTCAAAATATCATTAGAACGTATTAGCGAAGTTGTCTTTGACGTGTTGATAAGTGATAGGGATGTTAAACTTGAAAATCATTCAGTAACTCTTTTGCTCTTATCCAAAAAATTAGAAAGTTACAGTGAGTATCAAGAAGTAGCTACAACTAAAGAGAATGAAATTGCACATATTATCTGTACTTCTGGAACTACTGGGGTTCCTAAAAAAGTATTTTTAACTGATGATAACATAGATTGGCTTGTAAAAGAATTTTATAAAATTGTGAAGTTTACTTCCGAATCAAAATTTTTATTTACAACTCCCTATACTTTTGATGTTTCATTAACAGAGATTTTGGCACCTGTATATACGGGTGGTACTTTGGTTTGTTACGATGGTGGGATTCAGAATATTATTCGACTAGGAGAAACAATTGAGAAAAAGAAGATAACTCATTTATCATTATCTCCGTCTTTTGCTGAAACTATTATTGATATTAGTGGGCCAGAAGTATTCCAGAATTTAAGAGCGTTGTGTCTAGCAGGTGAGACATTTCCTAGTTCATTAGCGAATAGGTTGAGAGGGCTTATTCAGCAAGGGTGTCGAGTATTTAATTTATATGGGCCTTCAGAAACAACAATTTATGCAACCTACTATGAGTTGAAAGATAGAAAATATAATACTGTTCCAATTGGTAAGCCTTTGCCTGGGGTTCAACTAAAGATAGCTTCTCAAAAAGAGAATTCTAAGATGGCAGAACTTCTAATTGGTGGTAATGGAGTAACGGAAGGGTATAGACTACAACCCGAATTAAATAAAGCTAAGTTTAAGTTGATAGGTTCAAATAGGTACTATGTAACGGGGGACTACGTTTATTACCAAGGAGATAACTTGGTATTTAGTTCAAGAATAGATAGCCAAGTCCAAGTAAATGGTATTCGTATTGAATTAGATGAGGTAAAATCTATTGTAGATAAACTTAAATCAGTTAAATCATCACGAGTTGTTTTTTATAAGAAGAAACTTGTCGTATTTTATGAAGCCGATTTGAATATTAAAGAAGATATTATTAGAAGTTTACCTAGTTACTTAAATCCGACGGTAGTTAAAGTTGAGAGTTATTATCTCAATCAGAATAGAAAGTTGGATGTTCCAAAAATGCTTGAGATATATTATTATAAAAAACAAAGTCAACAAGGAGATGATGTTAGAAAAAATATTTTAGATGTACTATCTAAATTTGAAAGAGTTGATATCACAGATTTGGATTCGTTAGAATTAGTTAGATTTTATTTAGAGATTGAGGATATCTTTGATATTGAAATTAAAGAAAATGATTTTTATAGGCTAAAGAGTGTAGATTCGATTGTGGACTATATTAGAAATAAATCATTTTTTCAAGAACGTTCAACTGAGCCAAACGATAGTTTTACTAAAGAACATGACTTGGTTAATTTAGAGTATAATCTCACAAAAATGAATTATCGTTATTTGAAAAATATTATTACTCCTAGCCCGACACAAAAGAGACTTTATAAAAACAATCAAAATCGTGTTATTGGTTTTAATTTAGCACTGGAAGAAGTGACTTATTTAGAATTGAATAAGCTGCACCATATTATTAAATATTTAAGCTATAAAATTGATATATTTAGACTTGTTGTCGAAAAGGAGCAAACTCGATTTAGCATAGGTATTGTGAATGAAGGAGATTACTCACCTAATATTATTGTACTAAATAATTTACCAACAGAGTTAGAATTACAAGGAATATTAGATAATATAGAAGTGATTCCTATTCCAATTATTGTGGTGGGAACAAGAGATAAAAAAGTAAGATTTTATTTTCCATATCATTCTATTGATGCATCATCATTAAATAAACTTGGAGATACAGTATATCAACTGTACGAAAAAAAGATAGTTATTGATGAAGTACCTAGTAGTTCACTGGTTGCTTTTTCGCAGTTTAAAAGGGAGGTGTTACAGAATGATGTCTCTGGGGATGTTCTTGCTAGATTGCCAAAGATAAAGCCTGCTATTGAGTTTGAGAAATTAAATGATGAAGTTCAATGTTTTCAAGTTTCTTTACCAGAAGATATTAAAGGAGACGATGTATATCTTTTTACAATTTATGCTATCTCACAGTGTATTTTAAGCGACTATAATCTGTCTGCTATATCTGGGGGTCTATCTTTGGATTTTAGAGATTATGAACAGTTTGATGCGTATGACTTAATAGGAGACATTCACAAGAAAATTCCATTCCAAGTAAATCGAACTGAAACTTTTGAGGAGTTTAAAAACTCTCATTTCAAAATTTTGGAGATCTATCGTACAGGTATTGATTACTATGAAATTGCAATGTTAGGAAATGATATGAGTGCTAAAGAAGTGCAAGAACGATTAAATAATCTGTCTCTATCAATAAATTTCATTGGCGAAGCATTTAGGTTAAAAGATACTATTAATAATATAATTGATGTTGATTTTGATAAAAATTTTATTAATGTATTTGTACATGAGCGATTTGCATACGCAGTTATAAAATCTGAGTTATTGAGTAATAGTGTTTATGACTTAATGCATAAAGATAGCAAATTCGAGCTAAAAGTAATTGATAAAAAACGACTGGAAAATGAGGAGACAAACCGATGAGTATTTATAAAGATATAGTAGAGGGGTACCAACTGAATAATATTCAGGAAAAGGATAAATTGAATAACGTTTTGGTACAGCTTAATGAAAAAGATGATCAAGAGATGATAAATAGAAAGAATTTCATTGGGCATTTTACAGCATCAGCATTTGTTATTTCAAAAGATAACAGGCGTTTATTGATGGTTCACCATAATATTTTAAAAAGATACCTACAGCCTGGGGGGCATATTGATAAAAATGATAGAAACCCGCTAGATGCAGCGAAACGTGAGCTGTTTGAGGAGACTGGGATAGATTCTGAAATATTGACGTATCAATGTGCAGAACCATTGAATAGCTTGATACCTTTTAATGTTTCTGTGCATAAGATACCAGAAAATAAATTGAAGAATGAGCGTTCCCACTACCATTATGACTTGCAATATTTATTTTATATTGAAAATGAGGTTGATGTGAAAATTGACAGCAACGAATCGAGTTCCTATGAGTGGATTCAGCTAGATAATGTAAAGGACATGGACGGCTATAAGGAAATCATTAAGAAGATTGAAAAACTTGAAGCAGCTTCTCAAGAACGTTTTTTATCTAATATGCTGAAAGGTGCATCGTTTGAAGACATATCATGTATTACTGTACAACATATTATTTCAAGTACAATACCGATTATCATGACATTGCAAAAAATATTTGGGCATCGTTTGTTAGTGTGTGCTAAACCAAACTCTGTTGATAAGATGGTATGGCACAAGCTAGAAAATATGGGGGTAAGATTAACATTAGCTTCAAGGGATGAATATTTTAATGTAGATTATCTGGGGATAAAGAGTAAAACAATTTTATTAGACATTGGTGGGTATTTTGCCTCAATTGCTCAGATTCCAAACTTACCTATCGAGTGTATCATTGAAGATACAGAAAATGGGATTCAAAAATATGAGAATGTTATTGATCAAATAGAATATCCGTTATTTTCTGTCGCTAGAAATCCCCTGAAGAAGAATGAGGATTACTTAGTTGGTGCGGATATTGTTTTTGGGACAGATTATATATTACATCAAAAAAATTTATTAATGCAATATATGCAAGTGGTTTGTATTGGATATGGGAAAATCGGTTACGGCATCTGTACCAAATTAAGAGAACTTGGTATTAGACCGAAGGTGCTGGAAAAAGATAGCATGAGAACTATTCAAGCGGTACGTGATGGTTGCGACATTTTGCTAGAAAAAGATTTCAAGAATATTGATTTGATTTTTTGTGCGACCGGTTCAAAAAGTCTAGATATTTTAGATTTTCGCTCTATCAAAGATGGAACCTTCCTAGTCTCTGCAACATCTAGTGATGATGAATTTAATTATAGCTATTTATTGGATGAATATGAAGAAATAGTCGAAACTTCATTAATCACTAGATATGAAAGTGAAGACAACTATTTCTATCTGTTAAATCAAGGAACACCAACTAATTTTGTAGTAAACTCCGCTTTGGGAAATTATATTTTATTAGTCCAGGCAGCCATTCTATATACAGCTAAGAAGTTTATTGAAGATAGAGAAATGGCTATAGCTAAGCAAGTAAACACTCTTTCAGATGAGGATAACTATAATATTGCGAAGCAATGGTTAGAAGAGTTCTGCTAATGAACAAATATCTGAGGAGTTTATTTTGAATAAAAAAGAACAACAAAATACATATTTACTTGTAGGGAGCCGTATTATTTCTCGTGTTGGAGATATTATGTTTGACTTTGCGAATAACACTTTTTTATCGAGTGTAAATGTTAAGTCACTTATGTTAGTTGGTATTTATCAGACATTAGAAAACATCATCAGTGTGATTTTTAATCTTTTTGGTGGTGTTCTGTCTGATAACTTTCAAAGAAAACGGATTATCATTTTAACAGATATTTTAAGCGGAGTATTGTGTCTTGCCTTATCTTTTATTTCTAATCAGCAGTGGTTGATTTATGCTGTGGTTATCACAAACATTATATTAGCTTTTTTCTCATCATTTTCAGGCCCTGCTTATAAGGCTTTTACTAAAGAAGTGGTGGAAGCAGATAATATTTCAAAACTAAACTCATTACTAGAATCGTTTATAACGGTAGTTAAAGTCGTTGTTCCCCTGGTATCGGTATCTCTATACGGTTTACTAGGATTATATGGTATTTTACGTCTAGATGGGATAACATTTATTGCATCTGGGTTGCTTATTCTCTTTATTCGTCCCATACTTGAAGAAAGTACTGGGAAACAGGTGTTTTCATTATCGAAAATCTTTTCAGATCTTTTTGAAGGAGGAAGGTATCTAGCTAGTCAAAAGGAAATTTTGTACTTGGTTATTTTATCTGCGATTGTTAATTTCTTTTTAGCAGCTTATAATCTGTTGTTACCATATAGCAATCAGATGTTCCCAAGAGTTACCGTTGGCTTATACGGTGTTTTCCTAGGAGCAGAAGCAGTAGGTGGTCTTATTGGAGCGTCTTTAAGCAGTATTCTCAATAAAGTTTTGAAAATAAAAACAATGATTTTATATCTTGGAGTATCAGGTGTTTTTCTATCTTTGACACCTATGGTATACTGTGTTTTTCCAAGTGCTTATATGCTTGCGTTATATCCTGCTTTATTCAACTTGTTTTTGACTATGTTCAACTTACAGTTTTTTTCATATATCCAAAAGAATGTGGATAATGTCTTTCTTGGTAGAGTTTTTGGGATTATTTTTACTGTTGCAATTTTATTTATGCCCATTGGGACAATGACATTTACTTTTCTTTTAAGCCCTAAAAATATCTTTAATTTTGTTATCGTTGGTTTATCTATAGGAGGTATTTCGCTTCTCTTTTATAGGATTTTTAGCAAAAGATTGAGGTAAATTTTCAGAGTAATTTTAGCTCCGATGGCGTAGTAAAATTGCTTAGTAAAGTCACAATTTATATACTTGTTAGGGCAACCATTACACACATAAGGTAATCGTTTTAGAAGTGGGCGGGCCTCACATTTTGAGTGTTGATTGATTCCTTGATGGTAAGGTGTTTACATACTTTTTTAGAGACAGTAGATGGGTCGCCGATTAGTTTAGAAATAGCTCTAAATGTCTTGTTCGTTTCTCATAAAAGTCAGCGATATTGCAGGGATTGGTATGACTAGCTGAAGCGATGTTGTGAATGTACTTGAACAAGATTTTACTGGCATAGGGATTCCCTCGTTTAGTGATGTGTTCCTTAGCGAGAAAGTTCCCAGATTCATAGTGTCTCAGGTCAATGCCAATAAAAGCGTTGATTTGATTGGTATACTGCGACGAATATCTCCCAATTCGCCAATGATAGATGTCGCTGTGGTTTCTGCGATGCCAGGAATTGACCGTAAGATGTCATACTCTGGTAAAGGCTGAGCTAGAGCTACCATGTCGTTTAAGACAACCCGTCTGCGTTCAGAAAGACGAAGCAATTCGGCTCTTTGTCAAACAATTGATATTTTTAGGTGATAGTATTTTCTTATCACTTTGATTATGTTTAAGTATTAGTTAAGCTTAGTGAATTCTGTTACAATAAAAACAATCAATCTCAAAGGAGAGTATTATGAAACTTAAAAAAATTCTTGGAATTACGGGTGTAGCCATTGCTTCAGTGGCTTTGCTTGCTGCATGTTCATCTAAATCACCAAAAGAAGCATCTAAATCTTCAGGTGCTAAAGAAACAATTAACTTTGCCACTGTTGGGACAACAGCACCGTTCTCATATGAAGAAAACGGGGAATTGACTGGTTACGATGTGGAAGTGGCTAAAGCAGTCTTCAAAGACTCTGACAAATATGAAGTGAAATTCCAAAAAACAGAATGGTCTTCAGTCTTCACAGGTCTTGACTCAGCTAAATACCAAATGGCTGGGAACAATATCTCTTATTCAGAAGAACGTGCCCAAAAATATCTCTTCTCATATCCAATTGGTACCACACCAGCTGTTTTGACTGTTCCAAAAGATAGTAATATTAAGAAATATGATGATATTGCTGGACACTCAACGCAGGTTGTTCAAGGAACAACGACAGCTACTCAATTGACAGAGTTTAATGATAAACATTCAGACAAGCCAGTTGAACTTAACTACACAAATGAAAATATTACACAAATGTTGACAAGTTTGAATGAAGGCAAGTATGACTTCAAGATCTTTGATGCACCAACTGTTAATGCAATCATCAAAAACAATAAATTGAGCAACTTGAAGACTATTGAGCTTAAATCTGATGAACAACCATACATCTACTTCTTGTTCGCAGATAATCAAAAAGATCTTCAAAAATTTGTAAACAAACGTTTGGAAGAACTCCAAAAAGATGGTACTTTGGCTAAGTTGGCTGAAAAATTCCTTGGAAATAAAGATTATATTCCAACTAAAGACGCTTTGAAAGTTCCAAGCAAAAAATAAGAAAGGAGGTGGGAATGATTCTCAGCTTTTCCATATAATTAAAATCGGCTCTTTGTCAACTGTAGTGGGTGACGAAAAGCTAACATCTAGAGAGGACCGGATAGGTCCTTTTTTTATGTATGTTCAGTGTGATGAAGACACGCTTCTTAAAGTTGATAAAGTTTCTAAAACCGAAGCCCAAACGTTTGATGTCTTTGATCAACTTATTAGTCGCTTCAAGTTTCGCGTTTGAATAGTCCGTTTCTAGTGCGTTTTTGATGTATTGCTTGTGTCTAAGAAAAGTCCTAAAGACAGTTTGAAAATAATGATTGACCTTGCTCCTATTTTCCTCTATCAGTTCAAAGAACTCATCTACTCTCTTCTCCTGAAAGTGAAAAAGCAAAAGCTGATAAAGTGTATAGTAGTCAGTAAGCTCTTTTGAAAAGACTAGTGTCTTCGCAACAACTTCATGTGGTGCTAAAGTTTGGCGGAAAGTCTTTGAATAAAAAGAGTTGAGAGATAGTTTACGGCTGTCCTTTTGGAAGAGTCGCCAGTGATTTTTCAGGGCTCGATAGGGTAGTGACTTCTTATCGAACTGGTTCATAATTGCAATTCTTGTCTTTAAAAAGGCACGTCCAAGGTGCTGGATGATGTGGAAACGATCAAGAACGATTTTTGCGTTTGGAAAGAGCTTGCGAGCCAGTGGAATATAAGCTCCAGACATATCCATCGTGATAAACTGTACCTGTTGTCGGACTTTCAATGGATACTTCAAAAAGTAGTTTCGTATAGTAGTTTGGCGGCGATTATCAAGGATGGTTATGAGTTCGTTTGTCTCATAATTCTGCGCCACAAAAGCCAATTCCCCTTTCTTGAACCCAAACTCATCCCAGGACATAACAGCAGGGAGTTTGTCATAATGTTCCTTGAAAGTAAACTGATCAAGCTTACGATAGACAGTGGACGTCGACACGCGAAGTCTTCTTGCAATATCAGTTAGTGACACCTTCTCAGTTAGGAGTTGTGTAACTTTTTGTCGGACTAGATTGGAGATTTAGCAGTTTTTCTCAACGATAGATGTCTCAGCTACCGTGACTCTCCTACAATTTTTACACTGGAAATGACGTTTTTTCAGACGTAGTAGAGTTGGCGTTCCCGCTTGCTCGAGAAGAGGGATTTTAGAAGGCTTTTGAAAGTCGTACTTGATCATCTTTCCATGGCAATGAGGACATGATGGTGCAGGGTAATCAAATTTTGCTTGAATCTCGATATGAGTGTCAGTTTCAAAAACAAGTGAAATCTTGATATTTTGGTCTTTGATTCCGATTAATTCTGTGTTATTCTTAATAAGTCTCATAAGTTCTTCCTAATGATGGTTTGGTTGCTTTTCATTATAGTTCTTATGGGACTTTTTGTGTACACTCAAAAAGCTCTATAATCCCTACAGTAGTTTTACCCACTACAGAAATTATAGAGCCTTAAAATCTAGGACACATTATAGTTAAAAACTATAGATATATACAATTATAAACAATTTGCTACAATTCTCATCTTATGGGATAATAATTTAACACTTAAAACAATTAAAGGGAGTTCGTTATGAAATTTAAAAAAATTCTTGGAATTACAGGATTGGCAGTTGCTTCAACAGTAGCCTTGGCTGCTTGTGGTGCCGGTGGTAACAAATCTGCTAAAGATGATAAAACATTGACAGTTGGTATCATGACTTTGGATGATACAACTGAGCCAGTGTGGGATAAAGTCAAAGAATTGGCTAAAGACAAGGGTGTTACAATTGACTTGAAAGAGTTCACAGACTATAATCAACCAAATGAGGCTCTTAAAAATGGTGAAATCGACGTTAATGCTTTCCAACACATCTATTTCTTGAACAACTGGAACAAAGAAAATAAAGGTGATCTCGTTCCAGTAGCTGATACACTCCTTAGCCCAATCCACCTTTTCTCAGGAACTGAAAACGGTAAAGCTAAGTATAAGGATGTTAAAGAGCTTCCAGAGGGAGCTACTATCTCAGTACCTAACGATAGTACAAACGAAAGTCGCGCTTTGACTCTCCTTCAAACAGCTGGTTTGCTTAAGTTGGATGTTAAAGATGGCGAATTGGCAACTATCAAGAATATTTCTGAAAATCCAAAGAAATTGGAGATCAAAGAAATCTCTGCTGAACAAGCTGCCCAAACTCTTTCATCAGTAGACGCTGCAGTTGTTAACAACTCATATGCACAACAACAAAATGTTGACTATAACACAACCCTCTTCCAAGAAGATCCAAGTCAAGATTTGAAAGAATGGGTTAATATCATTGCAGCTAATAAAGATTGGGAAAAATCAAACAAATCCGATGCTATCAAGACTTTGATTAAGGCTTACCAAAATGATGAAGTTGCCCAAATCATTTATGATGCTTCTAACAAAGTTGACCTTCCAGCATGGAAAGGTGCACCAACACGAGATCAATTGGAAGCTAATTCAAAGAAATAAGCTAAGGGCGAAAGGGCGTGTGAGAGCACACCATTTTGTCGTATATGAAGAAGTCAATTTGATGGCATTTCCTAGTGAAGAAGAGCAGCTACGAAAGTTTCGTAATGATGAAGTTGCTCAGCACTATTTTGAAGTTTTGAGAACTTTGATTTCTAAAAAATCTATTTTTGCTCAAAATATTGGTCTCTATGACGTTGCTGCTTACCTCGGTGAAATTTTTTCTCGTGTAGGAGCAGAGGTAACTGTTGACGAGACCTATGCGGCACCTTTTGTCTTGGCGAAATTCAAGAGTCCAAATCCAGATGCGAAAACAATTATTTTCTATCAACACTATGACACTGTTCCTGCGGACAATGATCAACCATGGACGGATGATCCTTTCCGTTTGACAGTTCGTAAGGGTTACATGTATGGTCGTGGTGTCGATGATGATAAGGGGCATATTACAGCTCGGTTGACAGCTCTTCGTAAGTATATTCGCGAGGTCGGAGAACCTTCCTGTTAATATTACCTTTATGATGGAGGGGGCTGAGGAGTCTGCTTCGACTGACCTTGGAAAATATTTAGAAAAATACCGTGATGACCTTCTCCCAGCAGACTTATTGGTTTGGGAACAAGGAAATCGAAATAGTAAAGGACAATTAGAAATTACGGGTGGCAACAAGGGGATTATTACCTTTGACTTGTCTGTCGAGAGTGCGGATGTTGATATCCACTCTAAATTTGGTGCGGTTATTGAATCTGCTTCCTGGTACTTACTCAATGCTATTTCAAGTATGCGTGATGATCATGGACGTATTCTTATCGATGGTATCTATGGAAAAATTATCCAGCCAAATGAACGTGAAATGGATCTTATCGAGACTTACGCCATTGAAAATGCAGATAGCCTCCGTAAGATTTATGACTTAAAACTACCAATTTTGGAAAGCGACCGTCGTGCTTTCTTAAAAACGTATTATTTTTAGCCAGCTCTTTCTATTGAAGGGATTTCGACAGGTTATCAGGGGCAAGGTGTTAAGACCATTCTGCCAGCTCAAGCCAAAGCTAAGATGGAGATGCGCTTGGTCCCTGGTTTGACATCTGAGTATGTTTTGGATTGTATCAAGGCTCACCTCAAAAAAGAGGGTTTTGACCGTATCAAGGGAACCTTCACTCTTGGTGAAGAAAGTTATCGTAGTGATATGTCAGCTCCTGCTATTGTCAACGTTATTGAGTTGGCAAAAGGCTTTTATGAGGAAGGTGTCGCTGTACTTCCGACAGCTGCAGGCACAGGTCCTATGCATATGATTTACGAGGCTTTGGGTG
This region of Streptococcus thermophilus genomic DNA includes:
- a CDS encoding amino acid ABC transporter substrate-binding protein, which translates into the protein MKLKKILGITGVAIASVALLAACSSKSPKEASKSSGAKETINFATVGTTAPFSYEENGELTGYDVEVAKAVFKDSDKYEVKFQKTEWSSVFTGLDSAKYQMAGNNISYSEERAQKYLFSYPIGTTPAVLTVPKDSNIKKYDDIAGHSTQVVQGTTTATQLTEFNDKHSDKPVELNYTNENITQMLTSLNEGKYDFKIFDAPTVNAIIKNNKLSNLKTIELKSDEQPYIYFLFADNQKDLQKFVNKRLEELQKDGTLAKLAEKFLGNKDYIPTKDALKVPSKK
- a CDS encoding NUDIX domain-containing protein, with protein sequence MSIYKDIVEGYQLNNIQEKDKLNNVLVQLNEKDDQEMINRKNFIGHFTASAFVISKDNRRLLMVHHNILKRYLQPGGHIDKNDRNPLDAAKRELFEETGIDSEILTYQCAEPLNSLIPFNVSVHKIPENKLKNERSHYHYDLQYLFYIENEVDVKIDSNESSSYEWIQLDNVKDMDGYKEIIKKIEKLEAASQERFLSNMLKGASFEDISCITVQHIISSTIPIIMTLQKIFGHRLLVCAKPNSVDKMVWHKLENMGVRLTLASRDEYFNVDYLGIKSKTILLDIGGYFASIAQIPNLPIECIIEDTENGIQKYENVIDQIEYPLFSVARNPLKKNEDYLVGADIVFGTDYILHQKNLLMQYMQVVCIGYGKIGYGICTKLRELGIRPKVLEKDSMRTIQAVRDGCDILLEKDFKNIDLIFCATGSKSLDILDFRSIKDGTFLVSATSSDDEFNYSYLLDEYEEIVETSLITRYESEDNYFYLLNQGTPTNFVVNSALGNYILLVQAAILYTAKKFIEDREMAIAKQVNTLSDEDNYNIAKQWLEEFC
- a CDS encoding MFS transporter, coding for MNKKEQQNTYLLVGSRIISRVGDIMFDFANNTFLSSVNVKSLMLVGIYQTLENIISVIFNLFGGVLSDNFQRKRIIILTDILSGVLCLALSFISNQQWLIYAVVITNIILAFFSSFSGPAYKAFTKEVVEADNISKLNSLLESFITVVKVVVPLVSVSLYGLLGLYGILRLDGITFIASGLLILFIRPILEESTGKQVFSLSKIFSDLFEGGRYLASQKEILYLVILSAIVNFFLAAYNLLLPYSNQMFPRVTVGLYGVFLGAEAVGGLIGASLSSILNKVLKIKTMILYLGVSGVFLSLTPMVYCVFPSAYMLALYPALFNLFLTMFNLQFFSYIQKNVDNVFLGRVFGIIFTVAILFMPIGTMTFTFLLSPKNIFNFVIVGLSIGGISLLFYRIFSKRLR
- a CDS encoding MetQ/NlpA family ABC transporter substrate-binding protein → MKFKKILGITGLAVASTVALAACGAGGNKSAKDDKTLTVGIMTLDDTTEPVWDKVKELAKDKGVTIDLKEFTDYNQPNEALKNGEIDVNAFQHIYFLNNWNKENKGDLVPVADTLLSPIHLFSGTENGKAKYKDVKELPEGATISVPNDSTNESRALTLLQTAGLLKLDVKDGELATIKNISENPKKLEIKEISAEQAAQTLSSVDAAVVNNSYAQQQNVDYNTTLFQEDPSQDLKEWVNIIAANKDWEKSNKSDAIKTLIKAYQNDEVAQIIYDASNKVDLPAWKGAPTRDQLEANSKK